DNA sequence from the Methanolobus psychrophilus R15 genome:
AGTAAGTTGCAGGGGTGGATATCACAAACTTTATTGTGCATATCCTCCCTTTCATCATCCATGCTAAAATCCCTTATTTTTGATATGGATGGTGTGCTGCTGGACTCTATGCAGTCCCATGCAGATGCATGGATACAGGTTTCCCGTGAATGGGGTGTTCATGTCAGCAGGGATGATATCTATGAGATAGAAGGGGCCAATCATATACTGGGTCTTCAGTGGCTTTTCCAGAAGGCTGGAAGGGATCTGGATCCCAGACATTACGATCCTATACTCGCCAGGAAAGTGGAGATATTTTCCAGCATAGCCCGGGTGAGGCCTTTTGAGGGAATCTATGATTGCCTTGAGAAACTCGGTCGACTGTTCGATCTTGCCGTTGTGACAGGCTCCGAGAGAGTAACAGTCATGCGATTACTGGATGAGTTCTTCCCGGACATATTCAATGTGGTCGTGTGCGGGGATGACGTGCAGCGAGGAAAACCCTTTCCTGACCCATACCTGAAAGCTGTGGAAATGCTTGGTATCCTGAAGGAAGAATGCATAGTCATCGAGAATGCTCCTATGGGCGTTGAGGCTGCAAAAAGTGCCGGGCTTTTTTGCGTGGGCGTTCCCACTTACGTTGCTGCCGATAAGTTATCAAAGGCAGATGTTGTACTGGATAACCATTCATTTCTCTCCGGCTACCTGTTGCGGATGATTCCGGATCATCCTTCGGAAGGTTTTAAAGCGTAATTTTCCAATATATATGTATGGATAATACGATTGATAGTACAGATCCAAGAGAGCGGCTTCTGGAAGACCTGAGAGGTCTTAAACAGGATTTCAGCAAGGATCCCACTATGGACAACCTGTTCCAGATAGCCGTTATATATGACGCACTTGGGCAGACCGAACGCGGCATAGGTTTTGCAGAGGCTTTCCTCATGCAGATAGAAGATGAAATGGAAAGGCTCGTGATGAACACAATGGTCCTGAGCATGGTGGATAGGGATGATGAGGCAGTTAAACTCCTGGGCGAAGCAGAGGAAAAGTTCCCGGAGGACATCCGGCTGAAAAGATACAAGGGCATGCTGCTTAACAAGCAAAGGAAGTTCCAAGAAGCTGTTGATGCATTTAAGGTCTTGCTGGAAAAAGATTCCGGCGACCTTGAGGCGGTATCCGGAAAGATCATCGCTCTCCTTGGGTTAAAAAAGCATGATCAGGCCATGAAAGCATATCAGGCTTCTATCAGTATAACTCCACGGGAAGCCCCGCAATGGCATTTCAAGGGCATGCTTGACGGCCTGATGGGTGAGCATCTTTCAAGGATGCAGCAGAACGGTCTGAATGAAGATCACAATAAGAAACTTTCAGAAAGCTTCATGCGCATCAGTAGCCTGATCGATAATTTCGGTCCGGATGTACGTAACTTTTACAGGATGGGACAAGTGGCAGGGAAGGAGGCTTACCATCTGACAATGGATGATGCGGAGGAAAAATAAGCTCCATTTAACAGAGAAAATTTTCTTCTCTATCTCTTTTTCATTCCCTCTTCTTCAGTTCATGTTTTTGGACATGCGCGTATCATTGTTTATGTATATTTTCCTATTATATGTCCTGTATGTATTAATAACTCCTTACTATTTGCCCTACTCCGGTAAAATATGCTCCGAGAAGGGATAGTTTTATAACTTATTTTTGTCCACTTTGAGTTAATGAATAAGTATACTGTCAGATGCTTGCACTGTGGAGAGGCCCATGAACCATATTCACTGAGTTGCAGGAATGGTGACGATGCTCTCCTGCGTGCCGAGTATTCAGCCAGGCTGCTTCATCCTGCGGACATGCCTGGTATATGGCGGTATAAGGAATGGTTGCCTGTACAGGGCATCATCGAAGAAGGTTCGGGAAAGACTGTCACTTATAAAAGTGAGAAGTTTGCTTCAAAGCTGGGGCTTAAGGACCTGTGGATAGCCTTCAATGGTTACTGGCCTCAAAGAGATGCCAGGATGATGACCTGCACATTCAAGGACCTGGAATCATTCCCTACCATGCAGCGCCTGAGGGAGCAGGACGAGGCAAGGATAATGGTGGTTGCATCTGCAGGCAACACCGCAAGAGCCTTTTCCCACGTGTGCAGCATCACCGGACAGCCGTTGCTCCTGGTTGTACCGCAGGCGAGCTCACACAGGTTATGGACGACCCATGAAGACACCTCCGCGGTCTTCCTGGCCACAGTAGAAGGTGATTACTTTGATGCTATTTCTCTTGCAGGCAAGATTGCCTCAAGAGAAGGGTTTGTGAATGAAGGCGGGGCCAGGAACGTCGCCAGGAGGGACGGCATGGGGACTGTTATGCTTGATGCCGTCCTCACGGCAG
Encoded proteins:
- a CDS encoding O-linked N-acetylglucosamine transferase; this translates as MDNTIDSTDPRERLLEDLRGLKQDFSKDPTMDNLFQIAVIYDALGQTERGIGFAEAFLMQIEDEMERLVMNTMVLSMVDRDDEAVKLLGEAEEKFPEDIRLKRYKGMLLNKQRKFQEAVDAFKVLLEKDSGDLEAVSGKIIALLGLKKHDQAMKAYQASISITPREAPQWHFKGMLDGLMGEHLSRMQQNGLNEDHNKKLSESFMRISSLIDNFGPDVRNFYRMGQVAGKEAYHLTMDDAEEK
- a CDS encoding HAD-superfamily hydrolase, producing MCISSLSSSMLKSLIFDMDGVLLDSMQSHADAWIQVSREWGVHVSRDDIYEIEGANHILGLQWLFQKAGRDLDPRHYDPILARKVEIFSSIARVRPFEGIYDCLEKLGRLFDLAVVTGSERVTVMRLLDEFFPDIFNVVVCGDDVQRGKPFPDPYLKAVEMLGILKEECIVIENAPMGVEAAKSAGLFCVGVPTYVAADKLSKADVVLDNHSFLSGYLLRMIPDHPSEGFKA
- a CDS encoding L-threonine synthase, encoding MNKYTVRCLHCGEAHEPYSLSCRNGDDALLRAEYSARLLHPADMPGIWRYKEWLPVQGIIEEGSGKTVTYKSEKFASKLGLKDLWIAFNGYWPQRDARMMTCTFKDLESFPTMQRLREQDEARIMVVASAGNTARAFSHVCSITGQPLLLVVPQASSHRLWTTHEDTSAVFLATVEGDYFDAISLAGKIASREGFVNEGGARNVARRDGMGTVMLDAVLTAGSLPDHYFQAVGSGTGGISAWEASMRLIGDGRFGSKLPRLHLAQSLPCAPLYSLKYATDAVEPACPGGMYDDVLFNRKPPYAIKGGVRDALEATGGTVYAIRNEEAAESQSVFEKEEGIDINPAAAVAVAALVKAEREGSVQPDDRIVLNITGGGQKRLMQDYPVKIIEPSVRVSAKDPQAEDMIVTMVQSVFGV